A section of the Festucalex cinctus isolate MCC-2025b chromosome 7, RoL_Fcin_1.0, whole genome shotgun sequence genome encodes:
- the LOC144021800 gene encoding uncharacterized protein LOC144021800 isoform X2 — protein MEKGRRYIRRPKRKLCYQTNTEDAAKEEWRDKLSMESVDRMFNNLDSPIDVLQSSVPLLDSDGEKIMVMGGATPVDAKAKPLMSSKEDQLHPVTGVLSPILNIGPVTTSSPLEDIPGGSLAQTETNYKVKMLSPIPFDCEDGKGAAMIRLASDNPTTSNKNPPMPASSKSVQQPSVSTVDKDHEGVQRNSAKESMPSPSVKKDIWAFLKKVQNGSQDKTKPKTLTPVNVPMPSPEFGEDFQIMDDVCLHFSIPTKSTSKQNKNKESSSDKGSLIDRGSKNSWQETDLPSKKLPQLQTDQKKTKNKREKKTKKQHPNSPNKKNPQTKRKKADDQPNVVAVSQTDDQRVKPSSEVKTSSTAKRENPKSSRPAANVKLKKAWRLESSSSEECDDAGLASPLDVHPGKLDPAQGSAGGTFEQTRRTILSWSSPEECQVLGTRKRKPPGEWWLSCPQNLEQPEVRDEAPRIKKPKANRREPTKAESASPAKADKTLKSKTKKDVKKGTLKKKRTLRKISASELNQDRAEQMRDQDQLEFPGLESPLEFDRQNHNIKHKPFPQVYHQKAKKKRPSKPLPSTPTGSPEQVPDKRQSKLPGEWWKASATPEKVEAEPRQLLNANHKTSKHGKNRKAKQSRPPKSARRAVGSLHSQTTENEKQMRSVVSKRTLPVDGGTAQSHEVVQVVSPDSATPDSQDGHGTFTVDGSQGSLDNLQDICPSRHVLESRPVTIIDLEPHEDEDLPSTRHSIAQLCISDLCAPPLKQCTVEFSDKADLIEWLQLVFPTTRKDLPICLDQFDWYYYKNGAMGITEDVHWWNLSQGKMLLGSFMKKPLWVDHNANMGCLLVAGSVKVKINSTESEVHAGSCFTVPCGQAYSIENLVERPAVICFSRVPADSPD, from the exons ATGGAGAAAGGGCGTCGATATATT AGGAGACCAAAGAGGAAGCTCTGCTATCAAACCAACACGGAGGA CGCAGCTAAAGAAGAATGGCGAGACAAGCTGTCAATGGAAAGCGTTGACAGGATGTTTAATAACTTGG ACTCTCCCATTGACGTACTACAATCATCTGTCCCCCTCTTGGACTCGGATGGTGAGAAAATCATGGTGATGGGGGGTGCTACGCCAGTGGATGCAAAGGCAAAACCTTTAATG TCCTCCAAAGAAGACCAATTGCATCCTGTGACAGGTGTGCTGAGTCCTATACTAAACATCG GGCCTGTGACGACATCCAGCCCACTAGAGGACATCCCGGGTGGGAGTTTAGCTCAAACAGAGACCAATTACAAAGTCAAAATGCTGTCGCCGATCCCCTTTGACTGTGAAGACGGAAAAGGCGCTGCAATGATTCGGCTGGCTTCTGACAA CCCCACCACAAGTAACAAGAATCCCCCAATGCCAGCATCAAG caAATCAGTGCAGCAGCCTAGTGTGTCCACTGTTGACAAGGACCATGAGGGAGTTCAAAGGAATTCCGCAAAGGAGAGCATGCCGTCGCCCTCTGTGAAAAAAGACATCTGGGCATTTCTGAAGAAGGTCCAAAATGGCAGCCAGGACAAAACCAAACC taagaCCCTAACACCAGTTAACGTACCCATGCCCTCTCCTGAGTTTGGGGAAGATTTCCAGATTATGGATGAcgtgtgtttacatttttccaTTCCCACTAAATCAACCAGTAAGCAGAATAAGAACAAAGAGTCCAGTAGTGACAAAGGCAGCTTGATTGACAGGGGTTCCAAAAACAGCTGGCAAGAGACTGATCTGCCGAGCAAGAAGTTACCCCAATTGCagacagaccagaaaaaaacaaaaaacaagagagaaaaaaagacaaagaagcAGCATCCCAATTCCCCCAACAAAAAGAATCCACAGACTAAGCGCAAAAAGGCTGACGACCAACCGAATGTGGTGGCTGTCAGTCAGACGGATGATCAGAGAGTCAAGCCGTCCTCCGAGGTGAAGACGTCTTCAACAGCCAAACGAGAAAATCCCAAGAGCAGCAGACCAGCTGCAAATGTGAAACTGAAGAAGGCATGGCGTTTGGAGTCTAGCAGCAGCGAGGAGTGTGATGATGCTGGCCTGGCTTCTCCTTTGG ATGTCCACCCGGGGAAGCTCGACCCTGCTCAGGGTTCAGCAGGCGGTACATTTGAACAAACCCGCCGGACGATCCTGAGCTGGAGTTCCCCCGAGGAGTGTCAGGTGCTGGGCACAAGGAAAAGAAAACCGCCCGGGGAGTGGTGGCTGAGCTGCCCTCAAAACTTAGAGCAGCCTGAGGTGAGAGACGAGGCACCCCGCATCAAGAAGCCCAAAGCCAACCGCCGAGAACCGACCAAGGCAGAATCGGCGTCACCGGCCAAGGCCGACAAAACGCTTAAAAGCAAAACCAAGAAGGATGTGAAAAAAGGCACattgaagaagaaaagaacCCTGCGGAAAATATCTGCCAGTGAACTCAACCAAGATAGAGCAGAACAAATGCGAGATCAGGACCAACTGGAATTCCCGGGCCTGGAGTCGCCTCTGGAATTCGACCGGCAGAACCACAATATCA AACATAAACCGTTCCCGCAAGTTTACCATCAAAAGGCTAAGAAAAAACGGCCCAGCAAGCCCCTCCCGTCCACTCCCACAGGGTCTCCAGAGCAGGTACCGGACAAACGGCAAAGCAAACTGCCCGGTGAGTGGTGGAAGGCCTCGGCCACGCCAGAGAAGGTGGAGGCGGAGCCCCGCCAGCTTTTAAATGCAAATCACAAGACGTCCAAACATGGCAAGAACAGAAAAGCCAAACAAAGCAGACCTCCAAAATCAGCCCGGCGTGCCGTTGGATCGCTGCATAGCCAAActactgaaaatgaaaaacagatgAGGAGCGTTGTCTCCAAGCGGACCTTACCTGTGGACGGAGGCACCGCTCAGAGTCATGAAGTCGTGCAAGTTGTCTCCCCCGACAGTGCAACTCCCGACAGTCAAGACGGTCATGGAACGTTCACGGTGGATGGAAGTCAAGGCAGTTTGGACAACCTGCAGGACATCTGTCCATCTCGCCACGT ATTGGAAAGCCGGCCGGTGACCATAATTGATCTGGAACCGCACGAAGATGAAG ACCTTCCGTCAACTAGACACTCCATTGCCCAGCTGTGTATTAGCGACCTGTGTGCTCCTCCCCTTAAGCAGTGCACCGTGGAGTTCAGCGACAAGGCCGACCTGATTGAGTGGCTCCAACTTGTGTTCCCCACCACCCGGAAag ATTTGCCCATCTGCCTTGATCAGTTTGACTGGTACTACTACAAAAATGGAGCCATGGGCATCACAGAGGACGTGCATTGGTGGAACTTATCTCAAGGGAAGATGCTGCTGGGCTCATTCATGAAAAAACCTCTGTGGGTGGACCACAACGCTAACATG GGGTGTTTACTGGTAGCAGGCTCTGTCAAGGTGAAAATCAACAGTACTGAATCTGAGGTGCATGCGGGCAGTTGCTTCACGGTGCCGTGTG GCCAAGCCTACAGTATAGAAAATCTGGTGGAGCGGCCAGCAGTAATCTGCTTTTCCAGGGTACCCGCAGATAGTCCCGACTAA
- the LOC144021800 gene encoding uncharacterized protein LOC144021800 isoform X1: MEKGRRYIRRPKRKLCYQTNTEDAAKEEWRDKLSMESVDRMFNNLDSPIDVLQSSVPLLDSDGEKIMVMGGATPVDAKAKPLMSSKEDQLHPVTGVLSPILNIGPVTTSSPLEDIPGGSLAQTETNYKVKMLSPIPFDCEDGKGAAMIRLASDNPTTSNKNPPMPASSKSVQQPSVSTVDKDHEGVQRNSAKESMPSPSVKKDIWAFLKKVQNGSQDKTKPKTLTPVNVPMPSPEFGEDFQIMDDVCLHFSIPTKSTSKQNKNKESSSDKGSLIDRGSKNSWQETDLPSKKLPQLQTDQKKTKNKREKKTKKQHPNSPNKKNPQTKRKKADDQPNVVAVSQTDDQRVKPSSEVKTSSTAKRENPKSSRPAANVKLKKAWRLESSSSEECDDAGLASPLDVHPGKLDPAQGSAGGTFEQTRRTILSWSSPEECQVLGTRKRKPPGEWWLSCPQNLEQPEVRDEAPRIKKPKANRREPTKAESASPAKADKTLKSKTKKDVKKGTLKKKRTLRKISASELNQDRAEQMRDQDQLEFPGLESPLEFDRQNHNIKHKPFPQVYHQKAKKKRPSKPLPSTPTGSPEQVPDKRQSKLPGEWWKASATPEKVEAEPRQLLNANHKTSKHGKNRKAKQSRPPKSARRAVGSLHSQTTENEKQMRSVVSKRTLPVDGGTAQSHEVVQVVSPDSATPDSQDGHGTFTVDGSQGSLDNLQDICPSRHVLESRPVTIIDLEPHEDEDLPSTRHSIAQLCISDLCAPPLKQCTVEFSDKADLIEWLQLVFPTTRKGKNDKNLPICLDQFDWYYYKNGAMGITEDVHWWNLSQGKMLLGSFMKKPLWVDHNANMGCLLVAGSVKVKINSTESEVHAGSCFTVPCGQAYSIENLVERPAVICFSRVPADSPD; this comes from the exons ATGGAGAAAGGGCGTCGATATATT AGGAGACCAAAGAGGAAGCTCTGCTATCAAACCAACACGGAGGA CGCAGCTAAAGAAGAATGGCGAGACAAGCTGTCAATGGAAAGCGTTGACAGGATGTTTAATAACTTGG ACTCTCCCATTGACGTACTACAATCATCTGTCCCCCTCTTGGACTCGGATGGTGAGAAAATCATGGTGATGGGGGGTGCTACGCCAGTGGATGCAAAGGCAAAACCTTTAATG TCCTCCAAAGAAGACCAATTGCATCCTGTGACAGGTGTGCTGAGTCCTATACTAAACATCG GGCCTGTGACGACATCCAGCCCACTAGAGGACATCCCGGGTGGGAGTTTAGCTCAAACAGAGACCAATTACAAAGTCAAAATGCTGTCGCCGATCCCCTTTGACTGTGAAGACGGAAAAGGCGCTGCAATGATTCGGCTGGCTTCTGACAA CCCCACCACAAGTAACAAGAATCCCCCAATGCCAGCATCAAG caAATCAGTGCAGCAGCCTAGTGTGTCCACTGTTGACAAGGACCATGAGGGAGTTCAAAGGAATTCCGCAAAGGAGAGCATGCCGTCGCCCTCTGTGAAAAAAGACATCTGGGCATTTCTGAAGAAGGTCCAAAATGGCAGCCAGGACAAAACCAAACC taagaCCCTAACACCAGTTAACGTACCCATGCCCTCTCCTGAGTTTGGGGAAGATTTCCAGATTATGGATGAcgtgtgtttacatttttccaTTCCCACTAAATCAACCAGTAAGCAGAATAAGAACAAAGAGTCCAGTAGTGACAAAGGCAGCTTGATTGACAGGGGTTCCAAAAACAGCTGGCAAGAGACTGATCTGCCGAGCAAGAAGTTACCCCAATTGCagacagaccagaaaaaaacaaaaaacaagagagaaaaaaagacaaagaagcAGCATCCCAATTCCCCCAACAAAAAGAATCCACAGACTAAGCGCAAAAAGGCTGACGACCAACCGAATGTGGTGGCTGTCAGTCAGACGGATGATCAGAGAGTCAAGCCGTCCTCCGAGGTGAAGACGTCTTCAACAGCCAAACGAGAAAATCCCAAGAGCAGCAGACCAGCTGCAAATGTGAAACTGAAGAAGGCATGGCGTTTGGAGTCTAGCAGCAGCGAGGAGTGTGATGATGCTGGCCTGGCTTCTCCTTTGG ATGTCCACCCGGGGAAGCTCGACCCTGCTCAGGGTTCAGCAGGCGGTACATTTGAACAAACCCGCCGGACGATCCTGAGCTGGAGTTCCCCCGAGGAGTGTCAGGTGCTGGGCACAAGGAAAAGAAAACCGCCCGGGGAGTGGTGGCTGAGCTGCCCTCAAAACTTAGAGCAGCCTGAGGTGAGAGACGAGGCACCCCGCATCAAGAAGCCCAAAGCCAACCGCCGAGAACCGACCAAGGCAGAATCGGCGTCACCGGCCAAGGCCGACAAAACGCTTAAAAGCAAAACCAAGAAGGATGTGAAAAAAGGCACattgaagaagaaaagaacCCTGCGGAAAATATCTGCCAGTGAACTCAACCAAGATAGAGCAGAACAAATGCGAGATCAGGACCAACTGGAATTCCCGGGCCTGGAGTCGCCTCTGGAATTCGACCGGCAGAACCACAATATCA AACATAAACCGTTCCCGCAAGTTTACCATCAAAAGGCTAAGAAAAAACGGCCCAGCAAGCCCCTCCCGTCCACTCCCACAGGGTCTCCAGAGCAGGTACCGGACAAACGGCAAAGCAAACTGCCCGGTGAGTGGTGGAAGGCCTCGGCCACGCCAGAGAAGGTGGAGGCGGAGCCCCGCCAGCTTTTAAATGCAAATCACAAGACGTCCAAACATGGCAAGAACAGAAAAGCCAAACAAAGCAGACCTCCAAAATCAGCCCGGCGTGCCGTTGGATCGCTGCATAGCCAAActactgaaaatgaaaaacagatgAGGAGCGTTGTCTCCAAGCGGACCTTACCTGTGGACGGAGGCACCGCTCAGAGTCATGAAGTCGTGCAAGTTGTCTCCCCCGACAGTGCAACTCCCGACAGTCAAGACGGTCATGGAACGTTCACGGTGGATGGAAGTCAAGGCAGTTTGGACAACCTGCAGGACATCTGTCCATCTCGCCACGT ATTGGAAAGCCGGCCGGTGACCATAATTGATCTGGAACCGCACGAAGATGAAG ACCTTCCGTCAACTAGACACTCCATTGCCCAGCTGTGTATTAGCGACCTGTGTGCTCCTCCCCTTAAGCAGTGCACCGTGGAGTTCAGCGACAAGGCCGACCTGATTGAGTGGCTCCAACTTGTGTTCCCCACCACCCGGAAaggtaaaaatgacaaaa ATTTGCCCATCTGCCTTGATCAGTTTGACTGGTACTACTACAAAAATGGAGCCATGGGCATCACAGAGGACGTGCATTGGTGGAACTTATCTCAAGGGAAGATGCTGCTGGGCTCATTCATGAAAAAACCTCTGTGGGTGGACCACAACGCTAACATG GGGTGTTTACTGGTAGCAGGCTCTGTCAAGGTGAAAATCAACAGTACTGAATCTGAGGTGCATGCGGGCAGTTGCTTCACGGTGCCGTGTG GCCAAGCCTACAGTATAGAAAATCTGGTGGAGCGGCCAGCAGTAATCTGCTTTTCCAGGGTACCCGCAGATAGTCCCGACTAA
- the LOC144021800 gene encoding uncharacterized protein LOC144021800 isoform X3: protein MVMGGATPVDAKAKPLMSSKEDQLHPVTGVLSPILNIGPVTTSSPLEDIPGGSLAQTETNYKVKMLSPIPFDCEDGKGAAMIRLASDNPTTSNKNPPMPASSKSVQQPSVSTVDKDHEGVQRNSAKESMPSPSVKKDIWAFLKKVQNGSQDKTKPKTLTPVNVPMPSPEFGEDFQIMDDVCLHFSIPTKSTSKQNKNKESSSDKGSLIDRGSKNSWQETDLPSKKLPQLQTDQKKTKNKREKKTKKQHPNSPNKKNPQTKRKKADDQPNVVAVSQTDDQRVKPSSEVKTSSTAKRENPKSSRPAANVKLKKAWRLESSSSEECDDAGLASPLDVHPGKLDPAQGSAGGTFEQTRRTILSWSSPEECQVLGTRKRKPPGEWWLSCPQNLEQPEVRDEAPRIKKPKANRREPTKAESASPAKADKTLKSKTKKDVKKGTLKKKRTLRKISASELNQDRAEQMRDQDQLEFPGLESPLEFDRQNHNIKHKPFPQVYHQKAKKKRPSKPLPSTPTGSPEQVPDKRQSKLPGEWWKASATPEKVEAEPRQLLNANHKTSKHGKNRKAKQSRPPKSARRAVGSLHSQTTENEKQMRSVVSKRTLPVDGGTAQSHEVVQVVSPDSATPDSQDGHGTFTVDGSQGSLDNLQDICPSRHVLESRPVTIIDLEPHEDEDLPSTRHSIAQLCISDLCAPPLKQCTVEFSDKADLIEWLQLVFPTTRKGKNDKNLPICLDQFDWYYYKNGAMGITEDVHWWNLSQGKMLLGSFMKKPLWVDHNANMGCLLVAGSVKVKINSTESEVHAGSCFTVPCGQAYSIENLVERPAVICFSRVPADSPD, encoded by the exons ATGGTGATGGGGGGTGCTACGCCAGTGGATGCAAAGGCAAAACCTTTAATG TCCTCCAAAGAAGACCAATTGCATCCTGTGACAGGTGTGCTGAGTCCTATACTAAACATCG GGCCTGTGACGACATCCAGCCCACTAGAGGACATCCCGGGTGGGAGTTTAGCTCAAACAGAGACCAATTACAAAGTCAAAATGCTGTCGCCGATCCCCTTTGACTGTGAAGACGGAAAAGGCGCTGCAATGATTCGGCTGGCTTCTGACAA CCCCACCACAAGTAACAAGAATCCCCCAATGCCAGCATCAAG caAATCAGTGCAGCAGCCTAGTGTGTCCACTGTTGACAAGGACCATGAGGGAGTTCAAAGGAATTCCGCAAAGGAGAGCATGCCGTCGCCCTCTGTGAAAAAAGACATCTGGGCATTTCTGAAGAAGGTCCAAAATGGCAGCCAGGACAAAACCAAACC taagaCCCTAACACCAGTTAACGTACCCATGCCCTCTCCTGAGTTTGGGGAAGATTTCCAGATTATGGATGAcgtgtgtttacatttttccaTTCCCACTAAATCAACCAGTAAGCAGAATAAGAACAAAGAGTCCAGTAGTGACAAAGGCAGCTTGATTGACAGGGGTTCCAAAAACAGCTGGCAAGAGACTGATCTGCCGAGCAAGAAGTTACCCCAATTGCagacagaccagaaaaaaacaaaaaacaagagagaaaaaaagacaaagaagcAGCATCCCAATTCCCCCAACAAAAAGAATCCACAGACTAAGCGCAAAAAGGCTGACGACCAACCGAATGTGGTGGCTGTCAGTCAGACGGATGATCAGAGAGTCAAGCCGTCCTCCGAGGTGAAGACGTCTTCAACAGCCAAACGAGAAAATCCCAAGAGCAGCAGACCAGCTGCAAATGTGAAACTGAAGAAGGCATGGCGTTTGGAGTCTAGCAGCAGCGAGGAGTGTGATGATGCTGGCCTGGCTTCTCCTTTGG ATGTCCACCCGGGGAAGCTCGACCCTGCTCAGGGTTCAGCAGGCGGTACATTTGAACAAACCCGCCGGACGATCCTGAGCTGGAGTTCCCCCGAGGAGTGTCAGGTGCTGGGCACAAGGAAAAGAAAACCGCCCGGGGAGTGGTGGCTGAGCTGCCCTCAAAACTTAGAGCAGCCTGAGGTGAGAGACGAGGCACCCCGCATCAAGAAGCCCAAAGCCAACCGCCGAGAACCGACCAAGGCAGAATCGGCGTCACCGGCCAAGGCCGACAAAACGCTTAAAAGCAAAACCAAGAAGGATGTGAAAAAAGGCACattgaagaagaaaagaacCCTGCGGAAAATATCTGCCAGTGAACTCAACCAAGATAGAGCAGAACAAATGCGAGATCAGGACCAACTGGAATTCCCGGGCCTGGAGTCGCCTCTGGAATTCGACCGGCAGAACCACAATATCA AACATAAACCGTTCCCGCAAGTTTACCATCAAAAGGCTAAGAAAAAACGGCCCAGCAAGCCCCTCCCGTCCACTCCCACAGGGTCTCCAGAGCAGGTACCGGACAAACGGCAAAGCAAACTGCCCGGTGAGTGGTGGAAGGCCTCGGCCACGCCAGAGAAGGTGGAGGCGGAGCCCCGCCAGCTTTTAAATGCAAATCACAAGACGTCCAAACATGGCAAGAACAGAAAAGCCAAACAAAGCAGACCTCCAAAATCAGCCCGGCGTGCCGTTGGATCGCTGCATAGCCAAActactgaaaatgaaaaacagatgAGGAGCGTTGTCTCCAAGCGGACCTTACCTGTGGACGGAGGCACCGCTCAGAGTCATGAAGTCGTGCAAGTTGTCTCCCCCGACAGTGCAACTCCCGACAGTCAAGACGGTCATGGAACGTTCACGGTGGATGGAAGTCAAGGCAGTTTGGACAACCTGCAGGACATCTGTCCATCTCGCCACGT ATTGGAAAGCCGGCCGGTGACCATAATTGATCTGGAACCGCACGAAGATGAAG ACCTTCCGTCAACTAGACACTCCATTGCCCAGCTGTGTATTAGCGACCTGTGTGCTCCTCCCCTTAAGCAGTGCACCGTGGAGTTCAGCGACAAGGCCGACCTGATTGAGTGGCTCCAACTTGTGTTCCCCACCACCCGGAAaggtaaaaatgacaaaa ATTTGCCCATCTGCCTTGATCAGTTTGACTGGTACTACTACAAAAATGGAGCCATGGGCATCACAGAGGACGTGCATTGGTGGAACTTATCTCAAGGGAAGATGCTGCTGGGCTCATTCATGAAAAAACCTCTGTGGGTGGACCACAACGCTAACATG GGGTGTTTACTGGTAGCAGGCTCTGTCAAGGTGAAAATCAACAGTACTGAATCTGAGGTGCATGCGGGCAGTTGCTTCACGGTGCCGTGTG GCCAAGCCTACAGTATAGAAAATCTGGTGGAGCGGCCAGCAGTAATCTGCTTTTCCAGGGTACCCGCAGATAGTCCCGACTAA
- the LOC144021799 gene encoding cell adhesion molecule CEACAM5-like encodes MKNHTLIFFLLASIMTACHCLDISFEVTTQSASLKEGSCIELTLTSKRGLHGLPANWFWMKNAHWSPSWNKFVGMVILSSNTSVWPIHPDFVGRIEIQGSTPSHWHNGTSMMSLMCNITQSDTGGYSFIYQPTKGSPWEEASTFVKVEDNPCLIGFVQPDTITVTSHGVLVYCYSLSNTCPLKKQLLDDDLRLPILYGGKRLVIKVENKWQNDGKKIACQTQGNTDKYLRRYITLNMAYSPKIVNVSFPEGVTFVREGKRMMLICTANGNPAPKFEWFKNGESVMRGAHFYVPSVGIEHEGDYKCVATNDWGSNESTLAVDVKYPPTVEISSSGGTRLKKGDNWTLSCLVKRGNPWPDTFTWYKDDRPIATQEDPLYIESPVLPEHKGRYKCVAYNTTYRDMYATSAQLLIDVQYPPRNTSVSIMGSSSTEVKAGTSVTLQCTADANPEPYEYAWKLFSQDGRLLETLSENTEHLQLSEVRPSDRFCYMCNATNALDEGDVSERLCIKVLYGPTNLELFMPDKVTEGETVSVGCSAESVPLSRLTLTWSARDQSSMGSVATVLSEMALNNVLLYVFEATWTDGGVYTCEASNTEGRGSTQKILEVTYAPRNVSVKGNLSLVVTKNTTLTLQCDADSNPPIKSVIWWKDSLYQNGTNKQALIVTPVTTDHAGIYSCTANNELGWATSPPVKVEVHIAPPEPVLSMATKVAEGELVSMLCWVESDLLANLTLTRVSSETSSEWPGASSHGDAVQNNTLSHTFNATSADSGVYICEADNGFGIGSVQKTLQVTYAPKDVTVTSQTSLVVAENATLVLQCDADSNPPVESVMWWKANDATPQNFSGGHNLTITSFAPADAGLYGCTATNEVGSASSPPVEVKMQNLNELVAIDVVWLLKYLAAVCTILILVFIFIFMWRMKRRCKGVSFVKTKNTDNTAGKFSYSMINLFSAGKDIGHPSATNKVQEEPAKENPLPDSSLQDQHGKCAMLAIPKGKQVKKGTYVSIAAQAECE; translated from the exons ATGAAGAATCACACCTTGATTTTCTTTCTGTTGGCGTCTATCATGACAG CTTGTCATTGTTTGGACATCTCCTTTGAAGTGACGACCCAAAGTGCGTCCTTGAAAGAGGGCTCGTGCATTGAACTGACTCTAACGTCCAAGCGCGGGCTCCACGGGTTGCCTGCCAACTGGTTTTGGATGAAAAACGCACACTGGAGCCCCTCGTGGAACAAGTTTGTTGGTATGGTCATTCTCAGCTCCAACACAAGTGTGTGGCCCATCCACCCGGACTTTGTGGGCCGGATCGAAATCCAGGGCTCGACACCTTCTCACTGGCACAATGGAACTTCAATGATGTCCTTGATGTGCAACATCACACAAAGTGACACCGGCGGTTATAGTTTTATCTATCAGCCCACTAAGGGCTCACCATGGGAAGAGGCGTCTACTTTTGTCAAGGTGGAAG ACAATCCGTGCCTCATCGGTTTTGTTCAACCTGACACCATTACGGTTACGAGCCACGGCGTGCTTGTGTACTGCTACTCTCTCTCGAACACATGTCCTCTAAAAAAGCAACTTTTGGATGACGATCTCCGGCTGCCCATTCTTTATGGTGGGAAAAGGCTTGTCATCAAAGTTGAGAACAAATGGCAGAACGATGGCAAGAAGATTGCGTGCCAGACGCAGGGCAACACTGACAAGTACCTGAGGAGATACATCACTTTAAATATGGCAT ACAGCCCCAAAATTGTTAATGTAAGCTTCCCTGAAGGCGTCACGTTCGTCCGAGAAGGAAAGCGCATGATGCTGATTTGCACTGCTAATGGAAATCCCGCCCCCAAGTTTGAGTGGTTCAAAAATGGTGAGTCGGTGATGAGAGGGGCCCATTTCTATGTCCCATCCGTCGGCATCGAGCACGAAGGAGACTATAAGTGCGTTGCCACAAACGACTGGGGAAGCAACGAGTCCACTCTTGCCGTTGATGTCAAAT ACCCTCCCACTGTTGAGATCAGCTCCAGCGGCGGGACCAGGTTGAAAAAAGGAGACAACTGGACGCTGTCCTGTCTGGTTAAGAGAGGCAACCCGTGGCCCGACACCTTCACATGGTACAAAGACGACAGACCCATCGCGACCCAGGAAGACCCCCTGTACATAGAGTCGCCGGTGCTTCCTGAGCACAAGGGACGTTACAAGTGTGTTGCCTACAACACGACCTACAGAGACATGTACGCAACATCGGCCCAGCTTCTCATCGACGTGCAAT ACCCTCCACGGAATACCAGCGTTTCCATCATGGGTTCCTCCAGCACCGAAGTCAAAGCGGGCACATCCGTCACGTTGCAGTGCACTGCCGACGCCAACCCTGAGCCGTACGAGTACGCCTGGAAGCTGTTCAGCCAAGATGGCCGCTTGTTGGAAACATTGTCGGAAAACACAGAACACCTGCAGCTGAGCGAGGTGCGGCCGAGTGATCGCTTTTGCTACATGTGCAACGCCACCAACGCGTTGGATGAGGGCGACGTCAGTGAACGGCTGTGCATCAAAGTCTTGT ACGGTCCGACAAACCTGGAGTTGTTCATGCCCGACAAGGTCACCGAAGGCGAGACGGTCTCCGTGGGCTGCTCGGCGGAAAGCGTCCCGCTCTCCCGCCTCACTTTGACATGGTCGGCCCGCGACCAGTCGTCCATGGGGTCTGTCGCAACTGTCCTTAGTGAGATGGCACTAAACAACGTCCTCTTGTACGTCTTCGAGGCCACCTGGACAGACGGCGGTGTTTATACCTGTGAGGCCAGCAACACTGAAGGAAGAGGAAGCACACAGAAGATTTTGGAAGTCACAT ATGCTCCCAGAAACGTGTCAGTAAAAGGTAATCTGTCCCTGGTGGTCACCAAAAACACCACGTTGACGCTGCAGTGTGACGCTGACTCGAACCCGCCCATCAAGTCAGTCATATGGTGGAAGGACTCGCTGTACCAAAATGGCACGAATAAACAAGCCTTAATCGTGACGCCCGTCACGACCGACCACGCCGGCATCTACAGTTGCACGGCCAACAACGAGTTGGGGTGGGCGACGTCACCCCCAGTGAAGGTCGAGGTTCACA TCGCTCCGCCTGAGCCGGTGCTGTCCATGGCCACCAAAGTGGCAGAAGGTGAGCTGGTCTCCATGCTCTGCTGGGTGGAAAGCGACCTCCTCGCCAACCTCACCTTGACCAGAGTGTCCAGCGAGACGTCGTCCGAGTGGCCTGGCGCTAGTTCCCATGGCGACGCAGTTCAAAACAACACGCTGTCGCACACCTTCAACGCCACCTCGGCCGACAGCGGCGTTTACATCTGCGAGGCTGACAACGGCTTCGGAATAGGAAGCGTGCAAAAGACTTTGCAAGTCACAT atgctcccaaagatgtgaCGGTGACATCTCAAACTTCTCTGGTGGTGGCGGAAAACGCAACGTTGGTGCTGCAGTGCGACGCCGACTCGAACCCGCCCGTCGAGTCGGTGATGTGGTGGAAGGCGAACGACGCGACGCCGCAAAACTTCTCCGGCGGTCACAATTTGACCATAACGTCGTTCGCGCCCGCCGACGCCGGCTTGTACGGCTGCACGGCCACCAACGAAGTGGGCTCGGCCTCTTCACCCCCAGTCGAGGTCAAGATGCAGA ATCTGAACGAACTCGTGGCAATTGACGTAG TTTGGCTTCTGAAGTACTTGGCTGCTGTTTGCACAATCTTAATCCTGGTGTTCATTTTCATCTTCATGTGGagaat GAAGAGAAGATGCAAGGGGGTCTCATTTGTCAAGACCAAAAACACAGATAACAC TGCTGGCAAATTCAGTTACAGCATGATCAACCTTTTCTCTGCTGGGAAG GACATTGGACATCCGTCAGCAACCAACAAGGTTCAGGAAGAACCCGCCAAGGAGAACCCTTTACCTGATTCTTCCCTACAAGATCAACATGG AAAATGTGCCATGTTGGCTATTCCTAAAGGGAAGCAAGTCAAAAAAGGAACATACGTGAGCATAGCAGCCCAAGCGGAGTGCGAGTGA